The following proteins are co-located in the Neisseria sp. Marseille-Q6792 genome:
- a CDS encoding glycosyltransferase family 4 protein has protein sequence MKIVLTTSMAGLGGTENATFRLGRLLRQHGHDIILASSDGPLLKEAQALGIRWQPVDFYRGGLFGYFKGMIAYARMLRREQPDIIHCQMARIVPACAVAAKIVSPKTKVFYHARGLNPETYPKIARLFDRLGVYIIGNCKHERDKLIRYGFPAHRITYTYNALHRPDSVPEKTAKGCVMLGTLSRLDTVRAVHLMLDIFKKMVDRDMPVRLNVAGIGEEMDNLKAQAERLGIDGKVTFLGGVRDLTAYFKDVDILVNTPHCIGDHGAGVGNNILEAGLYDTPVVTYDMAGISEMVVNGETGYCIPFGDEEAFIAAVDTLVRQPLLREAMGKRLHAHVAALCSDDEIYRTTMAAYTM, from the coding sequence ATGAAAATCGTTTTGACCACTTCTATGGCGGGTCTGGGCGGCACGGAAAACGCCACCTTCCGCCTCGGCCGGCTACTCAGACAGCACGGACACGACATCATCCTTGCCTCTTCGGACGGACCGTTGCTCAAAGAGGCTCAAGCCTTGGGCATACGTTGGCAACCCGTCGATTTCTATCGCGGCGGCCTTTTCGGCTACTTCAAAGGCATGATTGCCTACGCCCGAATGCTGCGGCGCGAACAACCCGACATCATCCACTGCCAAATGGCGCGCATCGTGCCCGCCTGCGCCGTTGCCGCCAAAATCGTTTCGCCGAAAACCAAAGTGTTCTACCACGCACGTGGGCTCAACCCCGAAACCTATCCGAAAATCGCCCGGCTGTTCGACCGTTTGGGCGTGTACATCATCGGCAACTGCAAACACGAGCGCGACAAACTCATCCGCTACGGTTTTCCCGCCCACCGCATCACTTATACCTACAACGCGCTGCACCGTCCCGATTCCGTTCCCGAAAAAACCGCCAAAGGCTGCGTCATGCTCGGCACGCTGTCGCGTCTGGACACTGTCCGCGCCGTGCATCTGATGCTGGACATTTTCAAAAAAATGGTCGACCGCGATATGCCCGTACGCCTGAACGTGGCGGGCATAGGCGAAGAAATGGACAATTTGAAAGCGCAGGCGGAACGTCTGGGCATAGACGGCAAAGTTACCTTCCTCGGCGGCGTGCGCGATTTGACCGCCTACTTCAAAGACGTGGATATTTTGGTGAACACGCCCCACTGCATCGGCGACCACGGCGCAGGTGTGGGCAACAACATCTTAGAAGCCGGACTTTACGACACACCCGTCGTTACCTACGATATGGCGGGCATTTCCGAAATGGTCGTCAACGGGGAAACGGGTTACTGCATCCCCTTCGGCGACGAAGAAGCCTTTATCGCCGCCGTAGACACGCTCGTCAGACAGCCGCTGTTGCGCGAAGCAATGGGCAAAAGGCTGCACGCACACGTCGCCGCACTCTGTTCCGACGACGAAATCTACCGTACCACCATGGCCGCCTATACCATGTAA
- a CDS encoding nucleotide sugar dehydrogenase: MKDQLIRKFADQTAVIGIVGLGYVGLPLMLRYTDAGFRVLGFDIDTFKTGRLNAGKSYIEHIPSEKIAAARRKGFEATDDFSRIAEADAVILCVPTPLNKYREPDISFVTGTTDAVKPYLRAGQVLSLESTTYPGTTEEELLPRVEASGLKAGRDIFLVYSPEREDPGNPNFETRTIPKVVGGHTPACLEVGIALYSPAIDRVVPVSSTKAAELTKLLENIHRAVNIGLVNEMKIVADKMGIDIHEVIDAAATKPFGFVPYYPGPGLGGHCIPIDPFYLTWKAREYGVNTRFIELAGEVNSHMPDYVIGKTALALNGINRSVKGSKILILGISYKKNVDDMRESPSVEVMDRLHKLGADIAYSDPHVAVFPHIPGHHCFNLSSTPITAETLAGFDCVVLTTDHDKFDYPLIAEHAKLIVDTRGRFRDGSPKVVKA; this comes from the coding sequence ATGAAAGACCAGCTTATCCGAAAATTTGCAGACCAGACCGCCGTCATCGGCATCGTCGGTTTGGGCTATGTCGGACTGCCGCTGATGCTGCGCTACACCGATGCCGGCTTCCGCGTCCTCGGCTTCGACATCGACACCTTCAAAACCGGCAGGCTTAATGCAGGCAAAAGCTATATCGAACACATCCCTTCCGAAAAAATCGCAGCGGCACGCCGAAAAGGTTTTGAAGCCACTGACGACTTTTCCCGGATTGCCGAAGCAGATGCCGTCATCCTGTGCGTTCCGACCCCACTGAACAAATACCGCGAACCCGACATCAGCTTCGTTACCGGCACCACCGACGCAGTCAAACCCTACCTGCGCGCCGGTCAGGTTCTGTCGCTCGAATCGACCACCTACCCCGGCACGACCGAAGAAGAACTGCTGCCGCGCGTCGAGGCAAGCGGTTTGAAAGCCGGTAGAGACATCTTCCTCGTCTATTCGCCCGAACGCGAAGACCCGGGCAACCCCAATTTTGAAACGCGCACCATCCCCAAAGTCGTCGGCGGACACACGCCCGCCTGCCTCGAAGTCGGCATCGCGCTGTACAGCCCCGCCATCGACCGCGTCGTCCCCGTCAGCTCGACCAAGGCCGCCGAACTGACCAAGCTGCTGGAAAACATCCACCGCGCCGTCAACATCGGTCTGGTTAACGAAATGAAAATCGTCGCCGACAAAATGGGCATAGACATCCACGAGGTCATCGATGCCGCCGCCACCAAGCCCTTCGGCTTCGTCCCGTATTACCCCGGTCCCGGCCTGGGCGGGCACTGCATCCCCATCGACCCCTTCTACCTCACATGGAAAGCACGCGAATACGGCGTAAACACGCGCTTCATCGAACTGGCGGGCGAAGTCAATTCCCATATGCCCGACTACGTTATCGGCAAAACCGCCCTCGCTCTCAACGGCATCAACCGCTCCGTCAAAGGCAGCAAAATTCTGATTCTGGGCATTTCCTACAAAAAAAACGTGGACGACATGCGCGAAAGCCCCTCGGTGGAAGTGATGGACAGGCTGCACAAACTGGGGGCGGACATCGCCTATTCCGACCCCCATGTCGCCGTTTTCCCCCATATTCCCGGACACCACTGCTTCAACCTTTCCAGTACCCCGATTACGGCAGAAACGCTGGCAGGCTTCGACTGCGTGGTACTGACCACCGACCATGACAAATTCGACTACCCGCTTATCGCCGAACACGCCAAACTCATCGTCGATACGCGCGGACGCTTCCGCGACGGCAGCCCGAAAGTCGTCAAAGCCTGA
- a CDS encoding lipopolysaccharide biosynthesis protein, with amino-acid sequence MDTKKILGYAAGSLGSAVLGIMTLPLLSWYFPAADIGRIILMQTAAGLGILVLGMGLDQAYIREYYASADKDTLFKTLFLPPLLSAALAAAFLLSRPKMPSEILFSLDSSAVGIGLMLFALTILPIRFLSLILRMEERAFAFSSAQLIPKLAILLLLPPAVALLHFPAHTATLTAVYTLANLAALALLLFQNRCRLKAAWRAPFSSVVLHRGLRYGIPLALGNLAYWGLTSADRFFLKGYAGLEQLGIYSMGITFGAAALVFQNIFSTVWTPHIFRMVEENAPMPHISATAESAAALLAAAVCLTGIFSPLVSGLLPETYAPVRFIVVSCMLPPLFYTLTEISGIGLNVVRKTRLITLANLTALSANLLLLRLLVPSEGARGAAVACAASFWLFFVLKTESSSRLWQPLKRLPLYMHTLFCLTSATVHACFGTRENHPLFAAVWAVYLAGCILRHKTELNRLFCRLKNMGSTS; translated from the coding sequence ATGGACACAAAAAAAATCCTCGGCTACGCGGCAGGTTCGCTCGGCAGTGCGGTTTTGGGCATCATGACCCTGCCGCTGCTGTCGTGGTATTTCCCTGCCGCCGACATCGGACGCATCATACTGATGCAGACGGCGGCAGGCTTGGGCATATTGGTTTTGGGCATGGGTTTGGATCAGGCATACATCCGCGAATACTATGCCTCCGCCGACAAAGACACTTTGTTCAAAACCCTGTTCCTGCCGCCGCTGCTGTCGGCCGCACTTGCCGCCGCCTTTCTGCTTTCCCGTCCCAAAATGCCGTCTGAAATCCTGTTTTCGCTCGACAGCTCCGCCGTCGGCATCGGGTTGATGCTGTTTGCACTCACCATTTTGCCCATCCGTTTTTTATCACTGATTTTGCGTATGGAGGAACGTGCGTTTGCCTTTTCTTCCGCACAACTCATACCGAAGCTCGCCATCCTGCTGCTGTTGCCTCCGGCTGTCGCACTGCTGCATTTTCCGGCGCACACGGCAACCCTGACCGCCGTTTACACGCTGGCGAACCTCGCCGCCCTCGCCCTGTTGCTGTTTCAAAACCGATGCCGTCTGAAAGCCGCATGGCGCGCACCGTTTTCATCCGTCGTCCTGCATCGCGGCCTGCGCTACGGCATACCGCTCGCACTGGGCAACCTCGCCTACTGGGGACTGACTTCTGCCGACCGCTTCTTTCTGAAAGGATACGCCGGATTGGAACAGCTCGGCATATACTCGATGGGGATTACCTTCGGTGCGGCGGCACTGGTGTTCCAAAATATTTTTTCAACGGTCTGGACGCCGCATATCTTCCGCATGGTCGAAGAAAATGCCCCGATGCCGCACATTTCGGCAACCGCAGAATCCGCCGCCGCGCTGCTTGCCGCAGCCGTCTGCCTGACCGGTATTTTTTCACCTTTGGTTTCCGGCCTGCTGCCTGAAACCTATGCGCCCGTCAGGTTTATCGTCGTATCGTGCATGTTGCCGCCGCTGTTTTACACGCTGACCGAAATCAGCGGTATTGGTTTGAATGTCGTCCGCAAAACACGGCTGATTACGCTTGCCAACCTGACCGCGCTGTCGGCAAACCTGCTGCTGTTGAGGCTGCTCGTGCCGTCTGAAGGAGCGCGCGGTGCGGCGGTTGCCTGCGCCGCCTCATTCTGGCTGTTTTTTGTTTTAAAGACAGAAAGCTCTTCCCGCCTGTGGCAGCCGCTCAAACGCCTGCCGCTTTATATGCACACATTGTTCTGCCTGACCTCCGCGACAGTCCACGCCTGTTTCGGCACACGGGAAAACCATCCCCTGTTCGCCGCCGTATGGGCTGTATATTTGGCAGGCTGCATCCTGCGGCACAAAACAGAATTAAACCGCCTGTTTTGCCGTCTGAAAAACATGGGTTCTACATCATGA
- a CDS encoding glycosyltransferase, translating into MNITIVAPYCSLPSEPYFNRFWYLAERLSQSHDVLLITSRFRHYDKSFRRHEDARNASAERLKVILLDEPGYGKNVSLARLASHRTFVKNFERLLEGCRPHEWDIVYSAYPLMATNLLLGRHKARLNYKLIIDVQDVWPESFSSVVPFLKKIPHNLLPFADRADCAYRCADALVAVSQTYLDRAKEANPDVPAETVYIGADFPTITSSPAHRFDTVKTRFFYFGTLSHSYDVDTACRGIQKLLDSGKNVELHIMGGGPDLEKLKQHENRAIKFYGYLPYAEMMSVAKGCDIAVNAIHSHAMQSVTNKLSDYMALQKPVLNSQTNAEVLDLLNLLPHENYRSGDVDSFIQAAKNILKRKNDPVQSDEIVRRFRRDISYQKIVNLIERLAHE; encoded by the coding sequence ATGAACATCACCATAGTCGCCCCCTACTGCTCGCTGCCGTCCGAACCGTATTTCAACCGCTTTTGGTATCTGGCAGAACGATTGTCGCAATCGCACGACGTGTTGCTGATTACCAGCCGTTTCCGCCACTACGACAAATCCTTCAGACGGCATGAAGATGCACGAAACGCCTCCGCAGAGCGACTGAAGGTCATACTGCTGGACGAGCCGGGATACGGCAAAAACGTCTCACTGGCACGGCTTGCCAGCCACCGCACCTTCGTCAAAAATTTCGAACGCCTCTTAGAAGGTTGCCGCCCGCACGAATGGGACATCGTCTATTCCGCCTATCCGCTGATGGCGACCAACTTGCTTTTAGGCAGGCATAAAGCGCGTTTGAACTACAAACTGATTATCGACGTACAGGACGTATGGCCGGAATCCTTCTCCTCGGTCGTACCGTTTTTGAAAAAAATCCCCCACAACCTGCTGCCCTTTGCCGACCGCGCCGATTGCGCCTACCGCTGCGCCGACGCATTGGTCGCCGTCTCGCAAACCTACCTCGACCGTGCCAAAGAAGCCAATCCCGACGTCCCCGCCGAAACCGTCTATATCGGCGCGGATTTCCCCACCATCACATCCTCGCCCGCACACCGTTTCGACACGGTCAAAACCCGCTTCTTCTATTTCGGCACGCTTAGCCACAGCTACGATGTCGATACTGCCTGCAGGGGGATACAGAAACTTCTGGACAGCGGGAAAAACGTCGAACTGCACATCATGGGCGGCGGCCCCGACCTAGAAAAGCTGAAACAGCATGAAAACCGCGCCATCAAGTTTTACGGCTACCTCCCCTACGCCGAAATGATGTCGGTCGCCAAAGGCTGCGACATCGCCGTCAACGCCATCCATAGCCACGCCATGCAGTCGGTTACCAACAAACTTTCCGACTACATGGCATTGCAAAAACCCGTGCTGAACAGCCAGACCAATGCCGAAGTCCTCGACCTCCTGAACCTGCTGCCGCACGAAAACTACCGTTCCGGCGACGTGGACAGCTTCATTCAAGCCGCCAAAAATATTTTGAAACGCAAAAACGACCCCGTTCAGTCCGACGAAATCGTCCGCCGCTTCAGGCGCGACATCTCCTATCAAAAAATCGTCAACCTGATTGAAAGATTAGCCCATGAGTAA